From Chloracidobacterium sp. N, the proteins below share one genomic window:
- a CDS encoding SDR family oxidoreductase, producing MSKLLEGKVALVTGGSRGIGRGICEVFAREGCDIALNYHTNDAAAEEAATAIRALGRRVVTYRASVADRPAMKRVVQEVLADFERIDILVNNAAVNRPDMFLTMSDKAWDEVMGVNLNGLFNVTKPVFKHMARRRYGRILNISSIAGIRSVPTSVHYATSKAAVIGFTKMLAREGAAFGVLVNAIAAGIFDTDLGHTLPDRFREIYEMWCSVGRLGNPQEVGELAAFLVSDRNAYMNGEVIILDGGTVT from the coding sequence ATGTCAAAACTGCTGGAAGGCAAAGTGGCGCTCGTCACCGGCGGCTCGCGCGGCATCGGACGTGGCATCTGTGAAGTCTTCGCCCGTGAAGGCTGCGATATTGCCCTCAACTACCACACCAACGATGCGGCGGCTGAAGAAGCAGCGACAGCCATTCGCGCCCTGGGGCGGCGCGTCGTCACCTACCGCGCTTCGGTCGCTGACCGCCCGGCGATGAAACGGGTCGTGCAGGAAGTTCTGGCCGACTTTGAACGGATTGATATTCTCGTCAACAACGCGGCCGTGAACCGGCCCGACATGTTCCTCACCATGAGCGACAAGGCGTGGGATGAGGTCATGGGCGTCAATCTCAACGGCCTGTTCAACGTCACCAAGCCAGTCTTCAAGCACATGGCCCGGCGGCGCTACGGACGGATTCTCAACATCAGCTCGATTGCCGGCATTCGCAGCGTGCCGACCAGCGTCCACTACGCCACCTCGAAGGCCGCCGTCATCGGCTTCACGAAGATGCTGGCGCGGGAAGGGGCGGCGTTCGGCGTGTTGGTCAACGCCATTGCCGCCGGTATTTTCGACACGGATTTGGGACACACCCTGCCGGACCGCTTCCGCGAAATCTATGAGATGTGGTGTTCGGTCGGGCGGCTGGGCAACCCGCAGGAAGTCGGCGAACTGGCGGCCTTTCTGGTTTCCGACCGCAACGCCTACATGAACGGCGAAGTCATCATTCTCGACGGTGGCACGGTCACATGA
- a CDS encoding tryptophan 2,3-dioxygenase family protein, whose product MTSTPLTYWDYVKLDTIQALQSGRQTDCYDEVMFIAVHQHFEFWFAQVIRDLREIIRRFRLTPPEVASGTALLHRCNVEFALATRGFEVMKTLTRESFLAFRGALQHTSGLQSVQLTVIELLVGRTAEQLYHHLIAGPGMRDFLAQYGGPDGLLAQVLREVGQTGNLRQNYDRLAPTTAPDQLLALERELVTLDRQLLDWRRHHAETAARVLGRDFSESAGTVGNTHSCRDNLDIGKRHTRRYFADLEAKLASSSTPEMPSQETTP is encoded by the coding sequence ATGACCAGCACACCGCTCACCTACTGGGATTACGTCAAGCTCGACACCATTCAGGCCCTGCAATCCGGGCGTCAGACCGACTGCTACGACGAGGTGATGTTCATCGCCGTCCACCAGCACTTCGAGTTCTGGTTTGCCCAGGTCATCCGCGATCTGCGGGAAATCATCCGCCGCTTCCGCCTCACCCCACCGGAAGTTGCTTCAGGCACAGCCCTGCTGCACCGCTGCAACGTCGAGTTTGCCCTCGCCACGCGGGGCTTCGAGGTGATGAAGACGCTGACCCGTGAAAGCTTCCTGGCGTTCCGGGGTGCGCTGCAGCACACTTCGGGACTGCAAAGCGTTCAGCTTACGGTGATCGAACTGTTGGTGGGACGCACGGCGGAGCAGCTCTACCACCACCTCATCGCCGGTCCGGGCATGCGTGACTTTCTGGCCCAGTACGGCGGCCCCGACGGCCTTCTGGCGCAAGTCCTGCGCGAAGTCGGGCAAACCGGAAACCTGCGCCAGAACTACGACCGGCTTGCGCCCACCACCGCGCCCGACCAGTTGCTGGCGCTTGAGCGGGAACTCGTCACCCTTGACCGTCAGTTGCTGGACTGGCGACGACACCATGCCGAAACCGCCGCCCGCGTGCTGGGGCGGGATTTCAGCGAATCAGCCGGCACCGTGGGCAACACGCACTCCTGCCGGGACAACCTCGACATTGGAAAACGTCACACCCGGCGCTACTTTGCTGACCTTGAAGCCAAGCTGGCTTCTTCCTCCACGCCGGAAATGCCTTCCCAGGAGACCACCCCATGA
- the mutY gene encoding A/G-specific adenine glycosylase, with product MKATPVTVRRRLLEWFDGHRRALPWRQTTDPYRLWVAETLAQQTQAVRAAAYYLRFMACFPTVADLAAADLNTVLKLWEGLGYYQRARRLHRAAQEICALRQGQLPATFAEWRTLPGVGDYTAAAVASMAFGEPVAAIDGNVRRVLARFCATDIGDDLARQAAVVQAAAQALVGGARPGDVNQALMELGAMVCRPRTPRCATCPLAADCMAQRYKLTAHYPLRPPRRIRPTRMFACLLVTWQGRYLVVRRHQTGLLGGLWEFPTFPCREGELPAETAASGRHRLGLPPGPSTPGPVLAHNFTHFRQILHVFLATVETPGAATDAEVRWVTPDELDALPLTRLARRLAQSVGTKPAGVETAPG from the coding sequence ATGAAAGCCACGCCAGTGACCGTACGACGGCGGTTGCTGGAGTGGTTTGACGGCCACCGGCGCGCTCTGCCCTGGCGGCAGACGACCGATCCCTACCGGCTGTGGGTGGCCGAAACACTGGCGCAGCAGACCCAGGCTGTGCGCGCCGCCGCCTATTACCTCCGCTTCATGGCGTGCTTCCCAACCGTCGCCGATCTGGCCGCCGCCGACCTCAACACGGTGCTCAAGCTGTGGGAAGGACTGGGCTACTACCAGCGCGCCCGGCGGCTGCACCGTGCGGCCCAAGAGATTTGCGCCCTCCGGCAGGGACAGCTTCCGGCAACCTTTGCCGAATGGCGAACGCTGCCCGGCGTCGGGGACTACACAGCGGCCGCCGTGGCCTCGATGGCCTTTGGCGAACCCGTCGCAGCCATTGATGGAAACGTCCGGCGCGTTCTGGCGCGCTTCTGCGCGACGGACATCGGCGATGACCTGGCGCGACAGGCGGCGGTGGTGCAGGCGGCAGCCCAGGCGCTCGTCGGCGGCGCGCGTCCGGGTGATGTCAACCAGGCGCTCATGGAGCTTGGTGCCATGGTGTGCCGCCCGCGCACGCCACGGTGTGCCACGTGTCCACTGGCGGCTGACTGCATGGCGCAACGCTACAAACTGACGGCGCACTATCCGCTCCGACCGCCCCGCCGGATACGTCCGACCCGGATGTTCGCGTGCCTGCTCGTCACCTGGCAGGGGCGCTACCTGGTCGTTCGCCGCCACCAAACGGGACTGCTGGGCGGGCTGTGGGAGTTTCCCACCTTTCCCTGCCGGGAAGGCGAGTTGCCGGCCGAGACAGCCGCCAGTGGACGGCACAGGCTGGGACTCCCACCCGGCCCCAGCACGCCGGGCCCCGTCCTCGCCCACAACTTCACCCACTTTCGCCAGATACTGCACGTGTTCCTGGCAACGGTTGAAACACCCGGCGCGGCGACAGATGCCGAAGTGCGCTGGGTGACGCCGGATGAACTCGATGCACTTCCGCTGACACGTCTGGCCCGGCGGCTCGCCCAATCGGTGGGAACAAAACCGGCTGGTGTGGAAACAGCTCCGGGCTGA
- a CDS encoding MGDG synthase family glycosyltransferase: MEKKVLILTSDTGGGHTSAARALEAGLTKVAEGVNFLVHTAHALEECSAVTRAAGNVYNFLLRSHQKYVKYYHRFINRYHPEQWVLIERYAKPYLERLFDKHCPNLIVSVHPMLQYPIARILHDLNLRGKIPFVTVVTDPCGNSWRAWSDAYVDLYIVAHERAKAELLEYGVEEHRIRVIGMPIHPKFQEVNNLDPGMLRKELGLDPEKFTVFVNAGWIGGGNIPRIYRSLVAADLDLQVVFLTGKNARLADEARTLARQARFPVKVLGFSNHMERLMRASDVMVSKLGGLTTFEALATRLPIIADAVTPPMPQEAGTGVLLEEHNAGLMLRRAEDIVPTLRQLLDTPSRLKAMREAAAALGVPDATQRIVNELSALVPASS, from the coding sequence GTGGAAAAAAAGGTTCTTATTCTGACCTCCGATACCGGCGGAGGTCACACCAGCGCTGCCCGCGCGCTCGAAGCGGGACTGACCAAGGTTGCCGAAGGTGTCAATTTTCTGGTTCATACGGCCCACGCCTTGGAAGAATGCAGTGCGGTGACACGGGCCGCCGGCAACGTCTATAACTTTCTGCTGCGGTCCCACCAGAAATACGTCAAGTACTACCACCGCTTCATCAACCGCTACCACCCGGAGCAGTGGGTCCTTATCGAGCGGTACGCCAAACCCTATCTGGAACGGCTCTTCGACAAACACTGCCCGAATCTCATCGTGTCGGTGCACCCGATGTTGCAGTACCCCATCGCGCGCATCCTGCACGACCTCAATCTGCGGGGCAAAATTCCGTTTGTCACCGTCGTCACCGATCCCTGCGGCAACTCCTGGCGGGCGTGGAGCGATGCGTATGTGGACCTCTACATCGTTGCCCACGAGCGCGCCAAAGCCGAACTGCTGGAATACGGTGTGGAAGAGCATCGGATTCGGGTCATCGGCATGCCGATCCACCCGAAGTTTCAGGAGGTCAACAACCTCGACCCCGGGATGCTGCGGAAGGAACTCGGTCTTGACCCGGAGAAGTTCACCGTCTTCGTCAATGCCGGCTGGATTGGCGGCGGCAACATTCCACGGATTTACCGTTCCCTGGTGGCGGCGGACCTCGACCTGCAGGTGGTGTTTCTGACTGGAAAAAATGCGCGTCTGGCGGACGAGGCGCGCACGCTGGCCCGGCAGGCGCGGTTTCCGGTCAAGGTGCTGGGCTTTTCCAACCACATGGAGCGGCTGATGCGCGCCTCGGATGTCATGGTCTCGAAGCTGGGCGGGCTGACGACCTTCGAGGCGCTCGCCACCCGGCTGCCCATCATTGCCGACGCCGTGACGCCGCCGATGCCGCAGGAAGCCGGTACGGGAGTGCTGCTCGAAGAACACAATGCCGGGCTGATGCTGCGCCGGGCCGAGGACATCGTGCCCACGCTGCGGCAACTGCTCGATACGCCGTCCCGGCTCAAGGCCATGCGCGAGGCAGCGGCAGCGCTCGGCGTCCCCGATGCCACTCAGCGCATCGTGAACGAACTTTCAGCACTTGTCCCCGCCAGTTCCTGA
- a CDS encoding DUF3810 domain-containing protein: MHRPAALTWSLWLLAGVVSGSAYGLRRLAEACPDWVEGWYARRLYPLLAAWVGWPARLVPFSLAEVLVGFLGLGGLGLLGWALWRGRRERPRLGILLGRGVPVILLVVGLGTHVFLLLFGYHYARSAVRQTFALTPPPPDPVALEQFARTCIERANTELAAAAPVMDAEQGSWLPMSPAQLASLLTESFRRCPELSHLADIPFAPPKAPWSSELMARAGISGIFIPFTGEPHYDAHQPASSLPFTLAHEMAHQRGFAFESEANFVAAVVCLRSDHPYIRYSGWAGAARYALRDLARTPERYTAVLALAGDGLRADWQAQRHYWSRYASGRLARVSARLNHAYLQANGVTSGIANYGEVTGWLLAWQAAGRLPEPTERGS; encoded by the coding sequence ATGCATCGCCCCGCTGCCCTGACCTGGAGCCTGTGGCTGCTGGCGGGCGTCGTGAGCGGCAGCGCCTATGGCCTGCGCCGGCTGGCAGAGGCCTGTCCAGACTGGGTGGAAGGATGGTATGCCCGGCGGCTGTATCCCCTCCTGGCCGCCTGGGTGGGATGGCCGGCCCGGCTCGTGCCTTTCTCGCTGGCCGAAGTCCTCGTGGGGTTTCTGGGGTTGGGGGGGCTTGGTCTGCTGGGCTGGGCGCTGTGGCGCGGACGGCGCGAGCGCCCACGGCTGGGCATCCTGCTGGGGCGTGGCGTGCCGGTCATCCTGCTCGTCGTCGGGCTGGGAACACACGTTTTTCTGCTTCTGTTCGGCTATCACTACGCGCGGTCGGCCGTGCGGCAGACCTTTGCGCTGACGCCGCCACCGCCCGACCCGGTGGCCCTCGAACAGTTTGCCCGCACCTGCATTGAACGGGCCAATACCGAGCTGGCGGCCGCAGCGCCGGTGATGGATGCCGAGCAGGGCAGCTGGCTTCCCATGTCGCCGGCCCAACTGGCCAGCCTGCTGACCGAAAGTTTCCGCCGTTGCCCGGAGCTTTCCCATCTGGCCGACATCCCCTTTGCGCCGCCCAAGGCTCCCTGGTCATCGGAACTGATGGCGCGCGCCGGCATTTCGGGCATTTTCATTCCCTTCACCGGTGAGCCGCACTACGACGCGCACCAGCCGGCCAGCAGCCTGCCGTTCACGCTGGCGCACGAAATGGCGCACCAGCGTGGCTTTGCCTTTGAAAGCGAGGCCAACTTCGTCGCCGCCGTGGTGTGCCTGCGGTCAGATCACCCTTACATCCGGTATAGCGGCTGGGCCGGCGCGGCCCGGTATGCCCTCCGCGACCTGGCGCGGACACCCGAACGCTACACGGCCGTCCTGGCGCTGGCCGGCGACGGCCTGCGCGCGGACTGGCAGGCGCAGCGGCACTACTGGTCGCGCTACGCTTCCGGTCGGCTGGCGCGCGTCTCAGCCCGGCTCAACCATGCCTACCTTCAGGCCAACGGCGTCACGTCGGGAATTGCCAACTACGGCGAAGTCACCGGCTGGCTGCTCGCCTGGCAGGCCGCCGGCAGGCTCCCGGAACCGACCGAACGTGGCTCCTAG
- a CDS encoding RidA family protein, producing MICTRIATDQAPAAIGPYAQAVQVGPFIFTSGQIPLDPATMTIVGDDVATQTRQVLTNLAAVLQAAGSHLSHVVKTTVFLKDMNEFQAMNEVYATFFPSAPPARSTVEVARLPKDVRVEIECIAVLPDQTPR from the coding sequence ATGATCTGCACACGCATTGCCACCGACCAGGCCCCGGCGGCCATTGGCCCCTATGCCCAGGCGGTACAGGTTGGACCGTTTATCTTCACTTCGGGGCAAATCCCCCTCGACCCCGCCACGATGACCATCGTCGGCGACGACGTGGCGACCCAGACCCGCCAGGTGCTCACCAACCTGGCGGCCGTCCTGCAGGCCGCCGGCAGCCACCTCTCCCACGTCGTCAAAACGACGGTTTTCCTCAAGGATATGAACGAGTTTCAGGCGATGAACGAAGTCTATGCCACGTTCTTTCCCAGCGCGCCGCCGGCGCGTTCGACCGTTGAAGTGGCCCGGCTGCCGAAGGATGTCCGGGTCGAGATCGAATGTATCGCCGTCCTTCCCGACCAGACTCCCCGGTAA